The following proteins are encoded in a genomic region of Burkholderia gladioli:
- a CDS encoding acetyl/propionyl/methylcrotonyl-CoA carboxylase subunit alpha — MFDKILIANRGEIACRVAATCRRLGIASVAVYSDADARAKHVEACDQAVPIGGAAAADSYLRYERIIEAARATGAQAIHPGYGFLSENEDFAEACAAAGIVFIGPPVAAIAAMGSKAAAKALMHEAGVPLVPGYHGDDQDPALLHREADAIGYPVLLKASAGGGGKGMRVVERSADFPAALASCQREAASSFGNDRVLIEKYLQRPRHVEVQVFGDTLGNIVYLFDRDCSVQRRHQKVLEEAPAPGLSDAQRRAMGDAAVAAARAVGYVGAGTVEFIVTGEQFYFMEMNTRLQVEHPVTEMISGLDLVEWQLRAASGEPLPLRQDELRVNGHAIEARLYAENPARGFLPSTGTLRHLRLPRGAEFAIGTAVRVDSGVREGDAITPFYDPMIAKLIVHGADRAEALKRMARALRDCETVGLSTNVAFLQRIVASEPFATADLDTGLIERNHETLFAARPLAPVAVALACAALLAREGATAASADKGKGGIGSMTAQAASPWGALGNWRLNGDYRRKLDWQLPERDTALAVRYEHGAHGGASLAIGEDEALAFSWAAGATPLDLVVTIGGERGAGRVVADGDNFHVFVDGTAESFVWEDPLAHAGDAEHGGGRLTAPMPGKVIAVLVEAGQKVEAGAPLIVMEAMKMEHTIGAPSAGVVAEVLYAVGDQVADGAQLITLETAA, encoded by the coding sequence GTCTATTCGGACGCCGACGCGCGGGCCAAGCACGTCGAGGCCTGCGACCAAGCCGTGCCGATCGGCGGCGCCGCGGCCGCCGACAGCTACCTGCGCTACGAGCGCATCATCGAGGCCGCGCGCGCCACCGGCGCGCAGGCGATCCATCCCGGCTACGGCTTCCTGTCCGAGAACGAGGATTTCGCCGAGGCCTGCGCGGCCGCCGGCATCGTCTTCATCGGGCCGCCGGTCGCGGCGATCGCGGCGATGGGCTCGAAGGCCGCCGCCAAGGCGCTGATGCACGAGGCCGGCGTGCCGCTGGTGCCCGGCTACCACGGCGACGACCAGGACCCGGCGCTGCTGCATCGCGAGGCCGACGCGATCGGCTACCCGGTGTTGCTCAAGGCCAGCGCCGGCGGCGGCGGCAAGGGCATGCGGGTGGTCGAGCGCTCGGCCGATTTCCCGGCCGCGCTCGCGTCCTGTCAGCGCGAGGCTGCCAGCAGCTTCGGCAACGACCGCGTGCTGATCGAGAAATACCTGCAGCGCCCGCGCCACGTCGAGGTGCAGGTGTTCGGCGACACGCTGGGCAATATCGTCTACCTGTTCGATCGCGACTGCTCGGTGCAGCGCCGCCACCAGAAGGTGCTCGAGGAGGCCCCGGCGCCGGGCCTGTCGGACGCGCAGCGGCGCGCGATGGGCGATGCGGCGGTGGCCGCCGCGCGCGCGGTGGGCTACGTGGGCGCCGGCACGGTCGAGTTCATCGTCACCGGCGAGCAGTTCTACTTCATGGAGATGAACACGCGCCTGCAGGTCGAGCACCCGGTCACCGAGATGATCAGCGGGCTGGACCTGGTCGAGTGGCAACTGCGCGCGGCTTCGGGCGAGCCGCTGCCGCTGCGCCAGGACGAATTGCGCGTCAACGGCCATGCCATCGAGGCGCGTCTCTACGCCGAGAATCCGGCGCGCGGCTTCCTGCCGTCGACGGGCACGCTGCGCCATCTGCGGCTGCCGCGAGGCGCGGAATTCGCCATCGGCACCGCCGTGCGCGTCGATAGCGGCGTGCGCGAGGGCGATGCGATCACGCCGTTCTACGACCCGATGATCGCCAAGCTGATCGTGCACGGCGCCGACCGCGCCGAGGCGCTCAAGCGCATGGCGCGCGCGCTGCGCGACTGCGAGACGGTCGGCCTGTCGACCAACGTGGCCTTCCTGCAGCGGATCGTGGCCAGCGAGCCCTTCGCCACGGCCGATCTCGATACCGGGCTGATCGAGCGCAACCACGAGACCTTGTTCGCGGCCCGGCCGCTCGCGCCGGTGGCCGTGGCGCTGGCCTGCGCGGCGCTGCTGGCGCGCGAGGGGGCGACGGCGGCGTCAGCAGACAAGGGCAAGGGCGGAATCGGCAGCATGACCGCGCAGGCGGCCTCGCCCTGGGGCGCGCTGGGCAACTGGCGCCTCAACGGCGACTATCGCCGCAAGCTCGACTGGCAGTTGCCCGAGCGCGACACGGCGCTGGCGGTTCGCTACGAACATGGCGCTCACGGCGGCGCATCGCTCGCGATCGGCGAGGACGAAGCCCTGGCGTTCAGTTGGGCGGCCGGCGCCACGCCGCTCGACCTGGTGGTGACGATCGGCGGCGAACGCGGCGCGGGCCGCGTGGTGGCGGACGGCGACAACTTCCACGTATTCGTCGACGGCACGGCCGAAAGCTTCGTATGGGAGGACCCGCTGGCGCACGCCGGCGACGCCGAGCACGGCGGCGGCAGGCTGACCGCGCCGATGCCGGGCAAGGTGATCGCGGTGCTGGTGGAAGCCGGGCAGAAGGTCGAGGCCGGCGCGCCGCTGATCGTGATGGAGGCGATGAAGATGGAGCACACCATCGGCGCGCCCAGCGCCGGCGTGGTGGCCGAGGTGCTGTATGCCGTCGGCGACCAGGTGGCCGACGGGGCGCAGTTGATCACGCTGGAAACCGCGGCCTGA
- a CDS encoding epoxide hydrolase family protein: protein MPQDHSIPARRRFIGVAAATLAAGSLSRLAFADTDPAAASIADAAPAAGGKPEAIRPLRIHVPEARLTELRRRVRDTQWPERETVDDASQGVQLVTMQALARRWAGGYDWRRMEARLNALPQFVTEIDGLDIHFIHVRSKHRGALPMIVTHGWPGSIIEQLKIIGPLTDPTAHGDSADDAFDLVIPSLPGYGFSGKPSATGWDPVRIARAWVVLMQRLGYTRYVAQGGDWGNAVTEQMALLAPPGLLGIHTNMPATVPDGIAEALKDGKPAPASLSAEERHAYEQLDSFYRHGLGYAQEMANRPQTLYGIEDSPIGLAAWILDHDAASQALIARVFQGAQEGLTQDDILDNITLYWLTRTGVSSARLYWENKLNFFEPKHVAIPVAVSVFPDEIYAAPRSWAEQAYPKLIHYQRMPKGGHFAAWEQPLALAGELRTSFRSLR from the coding sequence ATGCCGCAAGACCATTCGATCCCTGCCCGCCGCCGTTTCATCGGCGTCGCCGCCGCCACGCTCGCCGCCGGTTCGCTGAGCCGGCTGGCCTTCGCCGATACCGATCCGGCCGCCGCCTCGATCGCCGACGCGGCACCGGCCGCGGGCGGCAAGCCCGAGGCGATCCGCCCGCTGCGCATCCACGTCCCCGAAGCCCGGCTCACTGAACTGCGCCGCCGCGTGCGCGACACCCAGTGGCCCGAGCGCGAGACCGTCGACGACGCCTCGCAAGGGGTGCAGCTCGTCACCATGCAGGCGCTCGCGCGCCGCTGGGCCGGCGGTTACGACTGGCGCCGCATGGAGGCGCGCCTGAACGCGCTGCCGCAATTCGTGACCGAGATCGACGGCCTCGACATCCACTTCATCCATGTGCGCTCGAAGCATCGCGGCGCGCTGCCGATGATCGTCACGCATGGCTGGCCCGGCTCGATCATCGAGCAGTTGAAGATCATCGGCCCGCTGACCGATCCGACCGCCCACGGCGACAGCGCCGACGACGCCTTCGACCTGGTGATCCCCTCGCTGCCCGGCTACGGCTTCTCGGGCAAGCCGAGCGCGACGGGCTGGGACCCGGTTCGGATCGCGCGCGCCTGGGTGGTGCTGATGCAGCGGCTCGGCTACACGCGCTACGTGGCGCAAGGCGGCGACTGGGGCAATGCGGTGACCGAGCAGATGGCCCTGCTCGCGCCGCCGGGGCTGCTCGGCATCCATACCAACATGCCCGCCACCGTGCCGGACGGGATCGCCGAGGCGCTCAAGGACGGCAAGCCGGCACCGGCGAGCCTCTCGGCCGAGGAACGGCATGCCTATGAACAGCTCGATAGCTTCTACCGGCACGGGCTCGGTTATGCGCAGGAAATGGCCAATCGCCCGCAGACGCTGTACGGCATCGAGGATTCGCCGATCGGGCTGGCGGCCTGGATCCTCGACCACGACGCGGCCAGCCAGGCGTTGATCGCGCGCGTGTTCCAGGGCGCGCAGGAGGGCCTGACGCAGGACGACATCCTCGACAACATCACGCTGTACTGGCTGACGCGCACCGGCGTGTCCTCGGCGCGGCTCTACTGGGAAAACAAGCTCAACTTCTTCGAGCCCAAGCATGTCGCGATTCCGGTGGCCGTCAGCGTGTTCCCGGACGAGATCTACGCGGCGCCGCGCAGTTGGGCCGAGCAGGCCTATCCGAAGCTGATCCATTACCAGCGCATGCCCAAGGGCGGCCATTTCGCGGCCTGGGAGCAGCCGCTGGCGCTGGCCGGCGAACTGCGCACGAGCTTCCGTTCGCTGCGCTGA
- a CDS encoding DUF4148 domain-containing protein — MKNPVANLLLAALVAAPAIAFAAQPGPSLTRAQVIAELVQLEKAGFSPNGDKNHYPEALQAAQARVAAAEDMDGMGSETRGTSESGARPAVSAAELRALYRGH; from the coding sequence ATGAAGAACCCTGTCGCCAACCTCCTGCTGGCCGCCCTCGTCGCCGCGCCTGCCATCGCCTTCGCCGCGCAACCGGGCCCGTCCCTCACCCGCGCCCAGGTCATCGCCGAGCTGGTCCAGCTCGAGAAGGCCGGCTTCAGCCCGAACGGCGACAAGAATCATTACCCCGAAGCCCTCCAGGCGGCGCAGGCACGCGTGGCCGCCGCCGAGGACATGGACGGCATGGGCAGCGAAACCCGCGGCACGTCGGAATCGGGGGCGCGGCCGGCCGTTTCGGCCGCCGAGTTGCGCGCGCTGTATCGCGGGCATTGA